One Cicer arietinum cultivar CDC Frontier isolate Library 1 chromosome 8, Cicar.CDCFrontier_v2.0, whole genome shotgun sequence DNA segment encodes these proteins:
- the LOC101506491 gene encoding pentatricopeptide repeat-containing protein At1g31920, whose protein sequence is MTGTTALNQTHFLLLTNNSHQSFELSKSFNEKGWLCLLKRCNNMEEFKQVHAYFLKCGIFFDSFCGSNLVATCALTKWGSMDYACSIFTQIEEPCSFDYNTMIRGNVNNMKLDEALLLYVEMLERGIEPDKFTYPFVLKACSLLGALKEGVQIHGHVLKTGLEGDLFVENSLINMYGKCGAIKDACDVFDKMGERSVASWSAIIGAHVCVEMWHECLVLLGDMMSSEGRCRPEESTLVSVLSACTHLGSYNLGRFIHGNLLRNISELNVVVKTSLIDMYVKCGCLEKGLHVFRNMPEKNRYSYTVMISGLAVHGHGKEALEVFSEMVEQGLEPDDVVYVGVLSACSHAGLVDEGLQCFKRMQFEHKIKPTIQHYGCMVDLMGRSGMLKEAYELIKSMPIKPNDVVWRSLLSACKVHLNLEIGQIAADNLFMLNPNNPGDYLVLANMYAKVQKWDEVAKIRRKMADKHLVQTPGFSLVEAKRKVYKFVSLDKSSPQWNIVYDMIHQMEWQLKFEGYVADTSQVLLDVDEEEKRERLKCHSQKLAIAFALIHTSEGCPLRITRNLRMCSDCHTYTKYISMIYNREITIRDRHRFHHFKNGTCTCKDYW, encoded by the coding sequence ATGACTGGGACAACTGCCCTTAACCAAAcccattttttgttattaacaAACAATTCACATCAAAGCTTTGAATTGAGCAAAAGCTTCAATGAAAAGGGATGGTTGTGTTTATTGAAGAGATGCAATAATATGGAAGAATTTAAGCAAGTTCATgcttattttttgaaatgtggTATTTTCTTTGATTCTTTTTGTGGTAGCAATCTTGTTGCAACTTGTGCTTTAACAAAATGGGGTAGCATGGATTATGCTTGCTCAATTTTTACTCAAATTGAGGAACCTTGTAGCTTTGATTACAACACAATGATTAGAGGGAATGTCAATAACATGAAACTAGATGAAGCTTTGTTGCTTTATGTTGAGATGCTTGAAAGAGGAATTGAACCTGACAAATTCACTTACCCTTTTGTTCTCAAGGCTTGTTCTTTATTAGGTGCTCTCAAGGAAGGTGTTCAGATTCATGGACATGTTTTAAAGACAGGTCTTGAAGGTGATTTGTTTGTGGAGAATAGTTTGATCAACATGTATGGTAAGTGTGGGGCAATAAAAGATGCATGTGATGTGTTTGATAAAATGGGTGAGAGGAGTGTGGCTTCATGGAGTGCTATTATTGGTGCTCATGTTTGTGTGGAAATGTGGCATGAGTGTTTGGTGCTTCTTGGGGACATGATGAGTAGTGAAGGAAGGTGTAGGCCTGAAGAAAGCACACTTGTGAGTGTTCTCTCTGCTTGCACTCATTTAGGGTCTTATAATCTTGGAAGGTTTATACATGGGAACTTGTTGAGGAACATTAGTGAACTCAATGTTGTTGTGAAAACATCATTGATTGATATGTATGTTAAGTGTGGTTGCCTTGAGAAAGGTTTGCATGTGTTTCGTAATATGCCTGAGAAGAATCGATATTCTTACACGGTAATGATATCTGGGCTTGCTGTTCATGGACATGGTAAAGAAGCTCTTGAAGTTTTCTCAGAAATGGTGGAACAAGGTTTGGAACCAGATGATGTTGTCTATGTGGGTGTATTGAGTGCTTGTAGTCATGCTGGTCTTGTCGATGAGGGTCTACAATGTTTCAAAAGAATGCAATTTGAGCATAAGATTAAACCAACAATTCAACACTATGGTTGCATGGTGGATCTCATGGGAAGAAGTGGAATGCTAAAGGAAGCCTATGAACTCATAAAGAGTATGCCAATTAAGCCTAATGATGTAGTTTGGAGGAGTCTTTTAAGTGCTTGTAAGGTTCATCTTAACTTAGAAATTGGCCAGATTGCGGCCGATAATCTTTTCATGTTGAATCCGAACAACCCTGGCGATTATTTGGTGTTAGCGAATATGTATGCGAAGGTGCAAAAGTGGGACGAAGTAGCAAAGATCAGAAGAAAAATGGCCGATAAACACTTAGTACAAACACCCGGGTTTAGTTTGGTCGAAGCGAAGAGGAAGGTTTACAAGTTTGTTTCACTAGACAAGTCTAGTCCTCAATGGAACATTGTCTATGACATGATTCACCAAATGGAATGGCAATTGAAATTTGAAGGGTATGTAGCAGACACATCACAAGTGTTGCTTGATgtagatgaagaagaaaagagGGAGAGATTAAAGTGTCATAGTCAAAAATTAGCAATTGCTTTTGCATTGATACATACATCTGAAGGATGTCCTTTAAGAATAACAAGAAATCTTAGGATGTGTAGTGACTGTCATACTTACACTAAATACATTTCTATGATTTATAATAGGGAAATTACTATAAGAGATCGTCATCGTTTCCACCATTTTAAAAATGGAACTTGCACATGTAAAGATTATTGGTGA
- the LOC101506819 gene encoding vacuolar protein sorting-associated protein 25 has product MQKLGEFKLPHFFNYPPYFTLQPVRDTREKQIQLWKELIIDYCKTHKIFVIGIDEEFPLFTNSLIERSLTHEAREAFLSALVSEGRAEWMDKGHRKCLILWHRVQEWADILLQFAKDNGLEDGVVTIEEIRFGTESHGTELHGIDRTILNRALKLLEQKGKLVVFKGTSTDDEGIKFSV; this is encoded by the exons ATGCAGAAATTGGGAGAGTTCAAATTACCGCATTTCTTCAATTACCCACCTTACTTCAC CTTGCAGCCAGTAAGGGATACTAGAGAGAAGCAGATACAATTATGGAAAGAGCTTATTATAGATTACTGCAAAACACACAAGATATTTGTGATTGGGATTGATGAAGAATTTCCTTTATTTACAAATTCTTTAATTGAAA GATCTCTTACTCATGAAGCCAGAGAAGCGTTCCTTTCAGCATTAGTTTCTGAAG GACGAGCGGAATGGATGGATAAAGGACATAGAAAATGTCTTATTCTCTGGCATAGGGTTCAAGAGTGGGCTGACATTTTACTACAGTTT GCAAAAGATAATGGACTGGAAGACGGTGTTGTGACGATAGAGGAAATACGCTTTGGGACTGAGTCTCATGGAACAG AACTTCACGGGATAGACCGAACTATTTTGAATCGTGCATTGAAACTATTAGAACAAAAGGGGAAGCTTGTGGTCTTTAAAGGAACTTCAACAGATGATGAAGGAATTAAATTTTCTGTATAA
- the LOC101507156 gene encoding protein AE7, whose protein sequence is MVSGLINANPVIYEKKQRQPRSAQSLPSDEYRVEPIDQQEIFDHIRDIKDPEHPYSLEELKVITEEAVEVNDQNSYVRVTFTPTVEHCSMATIIGLCLRVKLLRSLPSRYKVDIRVAPGSHATEAAVNKQLNDKERVAAALENPNLLDMVDECLAPSYD, encoded by the exons ATGGTTTCTGGATTAATCAACGCAAACCCTGTCATATACGAAAAGAAGCAGCGTCAACCTCGCTCTGCTCAATCCCTTCCCAGTGATGAATACAGAGTCGAACCAATCGACCAGCAAGAGATTTTTGAT CATATAAGAGATATCAAGGATCCTGAACATCCATACTCTTTGGAAGAACTCAAGGTCATAACGGAGGAAGCTGTTGAAGTCAATGATCAAAATAGTTACGTCAG GGTTACGTTTACTCCAACGGTGGAACATTGTAGTATGGCAACAATTATAGGTCTTTGCTTACGGGTCAAGCTCTTGAGAAGTTTGCCTTCGCGGTACAAG GTGGACATCAGAGTGGCACCTGGATCTCATGCAACTGAAGCTGCAG TTAACAAACAACTAAATGATAAAGAGCGTGTAGCTGCTGCACTTGAAAACCCAAACCTTCTGGATATGGTTGATGAATGCCTTGCACCATCTTATGATTGA
- the LOC101507671 gene encoding UV-B-induced protein At3g17800, chloroplastic, whose amino-acid sequence MQVSGSISDVLVVLPSSASFRQPDFRHLHAFSVSDAKNFLSAGFLKSCPPSYNAKHYNEPYNFRARGLVVRASTDSSDNSVPSPPLQFETPVGQLLEQILQTHPHLVSATIDQQLEKLLTERDAHKEESSASYENSLYKRIAEIKEKEKRTTLEEIMYCSIVNKFKENKISMIPKIAATSDPNDRVDLWPNQELKLEAVHSSEAFEMIQSHLSLVLGERVVGPLQTIVQISKIKLGKLYAASIMYGYFLKRVDDRFQLERRTGILPQDFGKENISFDEPSPPNKLWDSDSLIRIYPDEEGYYEMDNMATGEGRSFRLRTYVMQLDAETLQRLATVRSKEAISLIEKQTQALFGRPDIRVSKDGSIETSNDEVLSLTFSGLTMLVLEAVAFGSFLWVQENYVDIKYPFLVK is encoded by the exons ATGCAAGTTTCAGGTTCAATCAGCGACGTTTTGGTGGTGCTTCCATCTTCCGCGTCGTTCCGGCAACCGGATTTCCGCCATTTGCACGCTTTTTCTGTTTCTGACGCCAAGAATTTTCTTTCCGCTGGTTTTCTTAAA AGCTGTCCTCCATCTTACAATGCTAAACACTACAATGAACCCTACAATTTCCGAGCTAGAGGGTTAGTTGTGAGAGCGTCTACAGATTCAAGTGATAATTCTGTGCCTTCTCCTCCTCTCCAATTTGAGACACCAGTTGGTCAGCTATTGGAACAAATTTTGCAAAcccatcctcatttagtttcAGCAACCATTGATCAACAGCTAGAGAAACTTCTGACTGAAAGAGATGCCCACAAAGAAGAATCTTCTGCTTCATACGAGAATTCCCTTTATAA GAGGATAGCTGAAattaaagagaaagaaaaacgTACAACACTAGAAGAGATAATGTACTGTTCAATCGTTAACaaatttaaagaaaacaaaatttcaatgaTCCCAAAAATAGCAGCAACCTCGGATCCTAATGATCGAGTGGATTTATGGCCAAATCAAGAGCTGAAGCTAGAAGCTGTTCATTCTTCAGAGGCATTTGAGATGATACAGAGTCACTTATCTTTGGTTCTAGGAGAAAGGGTTGTGGGTCCTCTCCAGACAATAGTTCAGATTAGCAAAATCAAACTGGGAAAGTTGTATGCTGCTTCAATAATGTATGGATACTTTCTCAAACGGGTTGATGACCGATTTCAACTTGAGAGGAGGACGGGGATACTTCCACAGGATTTTGgtaaagaaaatataagttttgatGAACCATCACCACCAAACAAGCTCTGGGATTCTGATTCCTTGATTAGGATCTATCCTGACGAGGAAGGTTATTATGAAATGGATAACATGGCCACTGGTGAAGGCAGATCATTCAGACTGAGAACTTATGTGATGCAGTTGGACGCAGAGACACTTCAGAGACTTGCTACCGTACGCTCCAAGGAAGCTATATCATTGATTGAAAAGCAAACTCAGGCTCTGTTTGGAAGGCCTGATATCCGTGTCTCTAAGGATGGTTCTATTGAAACTAGCAATGACGAAGTTCTTTCACTTACCTTCTCGGGCTTGACTATGCTTGTCTTGGAAGCTGTTGCTTTTGGATCGTTCCTATGGGTCCAAGAAAACTACGTTGATATCAAGTATCCTTTTCTTGTTAAATAG